The Kordia sp. SMS9 genome window below encodes:
- a CDS encoding SusE domain-containing protein, whose product MKKLNKITTGFLAIVAFVGFNACSDDDNFIIASPQGGPELRTPSSGTALILNADNEQDVATTLVWDDADYDAQTAITYNVEIALGGTDFAVPVLGGSTNERFLSWTHLQLNDAAIGLGLSPFVAGDIDVRVISSIGTQDAQEQVSETITLNVTPYTTSLPMIAVPGDHQGWDPATAPRLAASDFGASDYEGYVWLETEYKFVAPDETGNFAWGNTDWGDDGSFSGILVDDGESNVPATPGYYLLQVDTENLTYSAAQYSNWGLIGSGTPTGWDSDNDMTYDPATQTFSITIDLTADEIKFRANDGWDWNYGDTGADGRLNPGGDNIPVPAAGNYTVVLDLSNPREYTYTLTQN is encoded by the coding sequence ATGAAAAAATTAAACAAAATAACTACAGGCTTTTTGGCAATAGTTGCCTTTGTTGGATTTAACGCATGTAGCGATGATGACAACTTTATTATAGCTTCTCCTCAAGGAGGACCAGAATTACGAACTCCAAGTTCAGGAACAGCATTAATTTTAAATGCTGACAATGAACAAGATGTAGCAACAACCCTTGTTTGGGACGATGCAGACTATGATGCGCAAACTGCAATCACATACAATGTAGAAATTGCACTTGGAGGAACAGACTTTGCAGTACCAGTTTTAGGTGGATCTACCAATGAAAGATTCCTTTCTTGGACACACTTACAATTAAACGATGCAGCAATCGGCTTAGGATTGAGCCCTTTTGTAGCAGGTGACATTGATGTGCGTGTAATTTCTTCTATTGGAACACAAGATGCACAAGAGCAAGTTTCTGAAACAATCACATTAAATGTAACTCCATATACAACGTCATTACCAATGATCGCTGTACCAGGAGATCACCAAGGATGGGATCCAGCAACAGCACCAAGATTAGCAGCTTCTGACTTTGGAGCTTCTGATTATGAAGGATATGTTTGGTTAGAAACTGAATACAAATTTGTAGCACCAGACGAAACAGGAAACTTCGCTTGGGGAAATACAGATTGGGGAGATGACGGAAGTTTCTCTGGAATCTTAGTAGATGATGGAGAATCAAATGTGCCAGCAACACCAGGATACTACTTATTACAAGTAGATACTGAAAACTTAACATACAGTGCTGCTCAGTACTCAAACTGGGGATTAATTGGATCTGGAACACCAACAGGTTGGGATAGTGATAACGACATGACGTATGACCCAGCAACACAAACATTCTCAATTACAATTGATTTAACAGCTGACGAAATCAAGTTTAGAGCAAACGATGGTTGGGATTGGAACTACGGAGATACTGGAGCAGACGGACGTTTAAATCCTGGAGGTGATAACATTCCAGTGCCTGCAGCAGGAAACTATACAGTGGTATTAGACTTGAGCAATCCAAGAGAATACACATACACACTGACGCAAAATTAA
- a CDS encoding MFS transporter, with protein MEKRRLSFWEIWNMSFGFLGIQFGFALQNANVSRIFETLGASKDELPILWLAAPVTGLLVQPVIGYFSDRTWHPKLGRRRPYFLVGAILASIALIIMPNSPMLWMAAGTLWIMDASINISMEPFRAFVGDLLPKEQQTKGYAMQSFFIGIGAVVASMLPYMLKNWFGFVDDPSETGIPSSVKWSFYLGAIAFFGAVLWTVISTKEYPPEDMEEHEKEKNVGVFKGLKESFLGIFKMPKTMQQLSWVQFFSWFALFSMWIYTTTSITSHVYDMDVSQEQFTEMKQSFDPLMTEEVKKKIIEVENLSFSEKIKGMFVPNPERSNLKKLSAINGELNATADKYAKEDNVLLSKGLISFFLSKDITISDTLKERLNYNNSQYETGADWVGICFAVYNGIAALFALLLPFLARRLTRKVTHMLCLIAGGLGLISILFISNDWYLLISMIGVGIAWASILSMPYAMLAGVLPTNKMGYYMGVFNFFIVIPQIISAGILGYLLNKLFNGDSIYALVIGGIMMILAGILTLRVNDNPTAEINE; from the coding sequence ATGGAAAAGCGTAGATTAAGTTTCTGGGAAATATGGAACATGAGTTTCGGTTTCTTGGGAATTCAGTTTGGATTTGCCCTGCAAAATGCCAATGTCAGTAGAATTTTTGAAACCTTAGGAGCCAGTAAAGACGAATTGCCCATTTTATGGCTAGCTGCGCCAGTGACAGGCTTATTGGTTCAACCCGTAATTGGGTATTTTAGTGACCGCACTTGGCATCCAAAACTAGGAAGAAGAAGACCTTATTTCTTAGTGGGAGCCATTCTGGCTTCAATTGCGTTGATCATCATGCCAAATTCACCCATGCTTTGGATGGCGGCAGGTACGCTTTGGATTATGGATGCGTCCATAAATATATCTATGGAACCTTTTAGAGCATTTGTTGGCGACTTATTACCTAAAGAGCAACAAACCAAAGGTTATGCCATGCAAAGTTTTTTCATAGGAATTGGAGCTGTCGTGGCATCAATGCTTCCTTATATGTTAAAAAACTGGTTTGGTTTTGTAGATGATCCAAGTGAGACAGGAATTCCCTCGTCTGTAAAATGGTCTTTCTATTTAGGTGCAATTGCTTTTTTTGGTGCTGTACTTTGGACTGTTATTTCTACAAAAGAATATCCTCCCGAGGATATGGAAGAACACGAAAAAGAAAAAAATGTGGGTGTTTTTAAAGGGCTTAAAGAATCATTCTTAGGAATCTTTAAGATGCCTAAAACGATGCAACAATTATCGTGGGTACAATTCTTTAGCTGGTTTGCATTATTTTCTATGTGGATTTACACAACGACCAGTATTACAAGTCACGTATACGATATGGACGTTTCTCAAGAACAATTTACTGAGATGAAACAAAGTTTTGATCCCTTAATGACTGAGGAAGTGAAGAAAAAAATCATAGAAGTAGAAAATCTTAGCTTCTCAGAAAAGATCAAAGGAATGTTTGTTCCCAATCCTGAACGAAGTAACCTAAAAAAACTAAGTGCTATTAATGGCGAATTGAATGCTACTGCCGATAAATATGCAAAGGAAGATAACGTTCTTCTATCAAAAGGACTCATTAGTTTCTTTCTAAGTAAAGACATCACCATAAGCGATACACTAAAAGAACGTCTTAACTACAACAATTCACAATACGAAACAGGAGCCGACTGGGTAGGAATTTGCTTTGCCGTATATAATGGTATTGCAGCTTTATTTGCGCTACTCCTTCCTTTTTTAGCAAGAAGATTGACTAGAAAAGTCACGCACATGCTATGCTTAATAGCTGGTGGACTCGGGTTAATTTCCATTCTATTTATTAGTAATGATTGGTATCTTCTTATTTCAATGATTGGCGTTGGAATTGCTTGGGCAAGTATATTGTCCATGCCGTATGCCATGCTTGCGGGCGTTTTACCAACAAATAAGATGGGATATTATATGGGAGTTTTCAATTTCTTTATTGTCATTCCACAAATAATATCCGCAGGAATTTTAGGATACTTATTGAACAAGCTATTTAATGGCGATTCAATTTATGCCTTAGTCATTGGAGGAATTATGATGATTCTTGCTGGAATATTAACATTACGAGTAAATGATAACCCAACAGCAGAAATTAATGAATAA
- a CDS encoding LacI family DNA-binding transcriptional regulator, producing the protein MKRKVTLKQIAKELDVSVSTVSKALRNSKEISLDTRTKVQAFAKLYNYRPNNIALSLKNKRTKTIGVIIPEIVHHFFSKVISGIEKEANNRGYNVIIGLSNESFDKEVINIEMLANGSIDGFILSVAKETLLLQDYHHFYETINQGMPIVMFDRVVNEIACDKVVVDDKLGSKKAVAKLIDSGCKNIALITTKDYVNVGKLRTQGYLEALEEHKIAPKASLIIKVEENKDKEVEIETLEKEISALLEKEKDIDGIFAVNELYAISAMKIAIHKGYKIPEEMSIVAFTDGVLSKHSIPSLSTISQHAEEMGSKSATMLIDKLEELVDEEKYQTEVINTTLIERDTTR; encoded by the coding sequence ATGAAGCGAAAAGTAACTCTCAAACAAATAGCCAAAGAATTAGATGTTTCTGTATCAACTGTTTCGAAAGCATTAAGAAATAGTAAAGAGATCAGTTTGGACACCAGAACGAAGGTTCAGGCATTTGCCAAACTCTATAATTACCGTCCAAATAACATTGCGTTGAGTCTCAAAAATAAACGCACCAAAACTATTGGCGTCATTATTCCCGAAATTGTTCACCATTTTTTCTCTAAAGTCATTAGCGGAATTGAAAAAGAAGCCAACAATCGAGGATATAATGTTATTATTGGACTTTCCAACGAGTCTTTTGACAAAGAAGTTATTAACATTGAAATGCTTGCCAACGGAAGTATTGATGGTTTTATCCTCTCTGTTGCTAAAGAAACACTGCTTTTACAGGATTACCATCATTTCTATGAAACGATTAATCAGGGAATGCCAATTGTGATGTTTGATAGAGTTGTAAATGAAATCGCGTGTGATAAAGTGGTGGTGGATGATAAACTCGGTTCAAAAAAAGCAGTTGCCAAACTGATTGATAGTGGCTGTAAAAACATCGCACTCATTACAACCAAAGATTATGTAAATGTTGGAAAACTGCGTACACAAGGATATCTCGAAGCTTTAGAGGAACACAAAATTGCACCCAAAGCATCGCTTATCATTAAGGTAGAAGAAAACAAAGACAAGGAAGTAGAGATTGAAACGCTAGAAAAAGAAATTTCAGCCTTGTTAGAAAAAGAGAAAGATATCGATGGAATTTTTGCTGTAAATGAACTCTATGCCATCTCTGCCATGAAAATAGCAATTCACAAAGGTTATAAAATTCCAGAAGAAATGTCAATCGTAGCTTTTACAGATGGAGTATTGTCCAAACATTCCATTCCTTCATTAAGTACCATCAGTCAGCATGCAGAAGAAATGGGCTCAAAATCAGCTACGATGTTAATTGACAAGTTAGAAGAACTAGTGGATGAAGAAAAATACCAAACAGAAGTCATCAACACCACATTAATTGAACGAGATACCACACGGTAA
- a CDS encoding TonB-dependent receptor yields MKKMQKFILFLAFLIPIGMLAQTKVTGVVTEQSTGTPLLGVNVVIKGTTTGTTTDFDGNYQISATNGQTIVFTYVGYKTQEIAYTGQATLNVAMEEDASKLDEVVVIGYGSAVKKDVTGSVESVSTEDFNGGAIVSPEQLIAGKTAGVQVTPPSGAPGSGSTIRVRGGVSSLAASTNPLIVVDGVPLDPTSGGLNYINPNDIESFTVLKDASAASIYGSRATAGVILITTKKGKSGSPFNISVNHYTAVGDNFNEVDVLSATQFRDLVTANGNANQISQLGSTSTDWQDEIYRGSLTADTNVTVSGGFGNSSYRASVGYVTQEGTLRNSRVDRWSGSIKFIQRLLDDDLRIEANVLGALVEDTFANTGAIGAAVSFDPTQSVFDPNSPFGGYTEIVDQNGDINPIAVRNPVGLLEQNSNIADTRRSTGSLKIDYTLPFFRNVKLTALGGYDYNEVKGNTFIPAEAASNFNQQGVTGFYDNLSRNRLLDVYANYKQTFEDIKTTVDATVGHSFQRYYRSNISESTTGVGVTNQFKSIGENAIESYFGRINVDYDGKYLFNVNLRNDISSRLNPDDRSDIFGGVSLGWNIIEENFMKDSKVFSQLKLRAGYGETGQQEIAGQDYGYLPRFTFGDARVQYQFGYNSDGSPRFVTTLRPEEYDENLRWERSKSINLGVDFGFFNDRLTGSIEVYENKVEDLLNNIPIPAGTNLSNMLLTNVGNLEARGLEISLNASIVQTENFTWDTNFNVSFFDNEITKLFLTDNTDSPGVLTGGIAGGVGNTIQINSVGNEINSFYTFKQIYDANGAPIEGAYVDINGDGVVNDSDRYIGESPNPDAVIGFSSYMQYGNFDFAFTLRANIGNYAYNNVASNTGNVQSLFGANSINNVNTSILDTGFQNQQLFSDYYVQDASFVKLDNISIGYTIDDLFDKARLRVYVSGQNLFTITDYDGLDPEINGGIDNNFYPRQRNILMGLNFNL; encoded by the coding sequence ATGAAGAAAATGCAAAAATTTATTTTGTTTTTGGCTTTTTTGATTCCCATCGGAATGCTTGCCCAAACAAAAGTGACAGGTGTTGTTACTGAGCAATCTACAGGAACTCCCTTATTAGGAGTGAATGTGGTTATCAAAGGAACAACCACTGGAACAACCACTGATTTTGATGGTAATTATCAAATTAGTGCTACAAATGGCCAAACCATTGTATTTACGTATGTGGGATACAAAACTCAGGAAATCGCATATACAGGACAGGCTACTCTTAATGTAGCGATGGAAGAAGATGCTTCCAAACTTGATGAAGTTGTCGTTATCGGTTACGGTTCTGCTGTAAAGAAAGACGTTACAGGTTCCGTTGAATCGGTAAGCACAGAAGACTTCAATGGTGGAGCTATTGTTTCGCCAGAACAGTTAATTGCGGGTAAAACTGCTGGTGTACAAGTAACACCTCCTAGTGGAGCGCCAGGTTCTGGTTCTACTATTAGAGTAAGAGGTGGAGTTTCTTCATTAGCAGCAAGCACAAATCCTTTAATTGTTGTTGACGGAGTTCCTTTAGATCCTACAAGTGGAGGATTAAACTACATTAACCCTAACGATATTGAATCTTTTACAGTATTAAAAGATGCCTCTGCCGCTTCTATCTACGGATCTAGAGCAACAGCAGGTGTCATTTTAATTACGACGAAAAAAGGAAAATCAGGGTCACCATTTAATATTAGTGTAAATCACTACACGGCAGTTGGAGATAACTTTAATGAAGTAGATGTTTTATCGGCGACTCAATTTAGAGATTTAGTAACCGCTAATGGAAATGCAAACCAAATTTCACAATTAGGAAGCACAAGTACTGATTGGCAAGATGAAATTTATAGAGGATCGTTAACTGCGGATACTAATGTAACTGTATCTGGAGGTTTTGGCAATTCTAGCTATAGAGCTTCTGTTGGGTATGTAACACAAGAAGGAACTTTAAGAAACTCCAGAGTAGATCGTTGGTCTGGTTCTATAAAGTTTATTCAGCGCCTATTAGATGATGATTTACGTATTGAAGCAAATGTTTTAGGAGCTTTGGTTGAAGATACCTTTGCAAATACTGGTGCTATTGGAGCAGCGGTTTCTTTTGATCCTACGCAATCTGTATTTGATCCAAACAGCCCATTTGGTGGCTACACTGAAATTGTAGATCAAAATGGAGACATCAATCCAATAGCAGTACGTAACCCAGTTGGATTATTAGAACAAAACAGTAATATCGCAGACACGAGAAGAAGTACAGGAAGTTTGAAAATTGACTATACGTTACCATTTTTCAGAAATGTAAAATTAACAGCTCTTGGAGGGTATGACTATAATGAAGTGAAAGGAAATACGTTTATTCCAGCGGAAGCGGCTTCTAACTTTAACCAACAAGGAGTTACAGGATTCTACGATAACTTGAGTAGAAACAGACTTTTAGATGTATATGCGAACTACAAGCAAACTTTTGAAGACATTAAAACTACGGTTGATGCAACGGTTGGACACTCATTTCAACGTTATTACAGATCAAACATCTCTGAATCAACTACGGGAGTTGGTGTAACAAACCAATTTAAGAGTATTGGAGAAAACGCCATAGAATCATACTTTGGTAGAATAAATGTAGATTATGATGGTAAATATTTATTCAATGTAAATCTTAGAAATGATATTTCTTCACGTTTAAATCCAGATGATCGTTCTGATATTTTTGGAGGTGTTTCTTTAGGATGGAATATAATTGAAGAAAACTTCATGAAAGATTCAAAAGTATTCTCTCAATTAAAATTAAGAGCAGGTTACGGAGAAACAGGTCAGCAAGAAATTGCAGGACAAGATTATGGATACCTTCCACGTTTTACGTTTGGAGATGCACGCGTTCAATACCAATTTGGATACAATTCAGATGGTTCTCCTCGTTTTGTAACCACACTTCGTCCAGAAGAATATGACGAAAACTTACGTTGGGAACGTTCTAAATCAATCAACCTTGGTGTAGATTTCGGATTCTTCAACGATCGTTTAACAGGTTCCATAGAAGTATATGAAAACAAAGTAGAGGACTTATTAAATAATATTCCAATTCCAGCAGGAACCAACCTTTCTAACATGTTATTGACCAATGTTGGTAACTTAGAAGCAAGAGGTTTAGAAATTAGCTTAAATGCTTCTATTGTTCAAACTGAAAACTTCACATGGGATACCAACTTCAATGTTTCTTTCTTTGACAATGAAATCACAAAATTATTCTTAACAGACAATACAGATTCACCAGGTGTTTTAACTGGAGGAATTGCAGGTGGTGTTGGTAATACCATTCAAATTAACTCTGTAGGTAATGAAATCAACTCTTTCTACACATTTAAACAAATATATGATGCGAATGGTGCGCCAATTGAAGGTGCTTATGTAGACATTAACGGAGATGGTGTTGTGAACGATAGTGATAGATATATAGGTGAAAGCCCAAATCCAGATGCTGTAATTGGATTCTCTTCCTACATGCAATATGGAAACTTTGACTTTGCTTTTACGTTAAGAGCTAATATTGGAAACTATGCATACAACAACGTAGCTTCAAACACAGGAAACGTACAATCTTTATTTGGTGCAAACTCAATCAACAACGTAAATACATCTATTTTAGACACTGGTTTTCAAAACCAACAATTATTTTCAGATTATTATGTTCAAGATGCATCATTTGTAAAACTAGATAACATTTCAATCGGATACACTATTGATGATTTATTCGATAAAGCGCGATTGAGAGTGTATGTATCAGGACAAAATTTATTCACGATTACAGATTATGATGGATTAGATCCTGAAATCAATGGAGGAATTGATAACAACTTCTACCCTAGACAAAGAAATATTTTGATGGGATTGAATTTTAACCTATAA
- a CDS encoding RagB/SusD family nutrient uptake outer membrane protein: MKTIRKQSNRIGIVLLLLVASFGFTSCESELDLEPVIEVTGANVFDDPAAIEQFLARIYAGFVVSGQQGPAGNPDISGIDEGFSNYLRQYWKHQQLTTDEALIAWNDGTIHDLNWQVWTPANEFITAMYNRIFFQISISNEFLRSTADIPESEFFPAAFKAEVRFLRAMSYWHAIDMFGNVPFVTEADPIGAFLPEQGSRQEVYDFIVSELTEIEPLMVGARQNVYGRADRAAVWMLLAKVYLNAEVYTGTDQSAQAIPLLENIIGAGYTLHDDYDELFLADNDTNGAQNEMIFTLNSDGLNTQGFGAMTFLVHAPVGGNMSAAAFGINGGWGGIRTTKAFVNQFSASELATDARANFFTDGQELEIEDVFNFNDGYAVEKFKNVTSEGVPGSDAGGDFIDTDFPLFRLADAYLMYAEAVKRSGQGDQGLAVQYINMVRQRSNANPIGGFADVTDEFLLAERSRELHWEAHRRTDLIRFGQFSDQGVWPWKGNVETGTTTEAFRDLFPIPATDITANPNLTQNPGY; this comes from the coding sequence ATGAAAACAATTAGAAAACAATCAAATCGTATCGGTATTGTACTATTACTGCTCGTAGCGAGTTTTGGTTTCACTTCTTGTGAAAGCGAACTTGACCTAGAGCCAGTAATAGAAGTGACTGGAGCGAACGTTTTTGACGATCCTGCAGCCATTGAACAATTCCTTGCGAGAATTTATGCAGGTTTTGTTGTAAGTGGACAACAAGGTCCTGCTGGTAATCCTGATATTTCAGGAATTGATGAAGGGTTCTCAAACTATTTGAGACAATACTGGAAACACCAACAATTAACGACAGATGAAGCCTTAATTGCTTGGAACGACGGTACTATCCATGACCTTAACTGGCAAGTTTGGACGCCAGCAAACGAATTTATTACGGCAATGTATAATAGAATTTTCTTTCAGATTTCAATCTCGAATGAATTTCTAAGAAGTACTGCCGATATTCCAGAATCAGAATTCTTTCCAGCAGCTTTTAAAGCTGAGGTTCGCTTCTTAAGAGCAATGAGCTACTGGCATGCAATCGACATGTTTGGAAATGTTCCTTTTGTAACAGAAGCAGATCCTATTGGCGCATTTTTGCCTGAACAAGGAAGCCGCCAAGAAGTTTATGATTTTATCGTTTCTGAATTAACAGAAATTGAACCATTAATGGTAGGCGCACGCCAAAATGTATACGGAAGAGCTGATAGAGCAGCGGTTTGGATGTTATTAGCAAAAGTGTATTTGAATGCAGAAGTGTATACAGGAACTGATCAAAGTGCACAAGCAATTCCACTCCTAGAAAACATTATCGGTGCAGGATATACCTTGCATGATGATTATGATGAATTATTCTTAGCGGATAATGATACCAACGGAGCCCAAAACGAAATGATTTTCACGCTGAATTCTGACGGATTAAACACGCAAGGATTTGGGGCAATGACATTCTTGGTACACGCACCAGTTGGAGGAAACATGAGCGCAGCAGCATTCGGTATCAACGGAGGTTGGGGCGGAATTAGAACTACGAAAGCATTCGTAAATCAATTCTCAGCTTCTGAATTAGCAACGGATGCTAGAGCAAATTTCTTTACAGACGGACAAGAATTAGAAATCGAAGATGTATTCAACTTTAATGATGGTTATGCTGTTGAAAAGTTTAAAAATGTAACAAGTGAAGGTGTTCCTGGATCTGATGCAGGAGGAGATTTCATCGATACAGACTTCCCATTATTCCGTTTAGCAGATGCGTATTTAATGTATGCAGAAGCAGTAAAAAGAAGTGGTCAAGGCGATCAAGGATTAGCAGTACAATACATCAATATGGTAAGACAGCGTTCAAACGCAAACCCAATTGGAGGTTTTGCAGATGTTACAGACGAATTCTTACTAGCAGAACGTTCAAGAGAATTACACTGGGAAGCACACAGAAGAACGGATTTAATTCGTTTTGGACAATTCTCAGACCAAGGTGTATGGCCATGGAAAGGAAATGTAGAAACTGGAACAACTACTGAAGCATTCAGAGATTTATTCCCAATTCCAGCTACAGACATTACCGCAAACCCTAATTTAACTCAAAACCCAGGTTACTAA
- the pgmB gene encoding beta-phosphoglucomutase, whose translation MNKKGFIFDLDGVIVDTAKYHYLAWKQLANELGFDITLAQNEQLKGVSRIRSLEIILGWGNKTLSEEEFNKYMAEKNDNYLSHIAQMDAGEILPDVPKTLNYLQETQQRIALGSASKNARKILQKVGLFDVFEGIVDGNDVSKAKPDPEVFLIAAEKLNITPKNCIVFEDSVAGVTAANTADMISIGIGSEEALGHADYVFNDFTEIQTNFINELINR comes from the coding sequence ATGAATAAAAAAGGATTTATATTTGATTTAGATGGTGTCATTGTTGATACTGCAAAATACCATTACCTCGCTTGGAAACAACTTGCCAACGAGCTTGGTTTTGACATCACACTAGCACAAAACGAACAACTCAAAGGAGTCAGCAGAATCCGATCACTAGAAATTATTCTAGGATGGGGAAATAAAACACTTTCCGAAGAAGAGTTCAACAAATACATGGCAGAGAAAAACGATAACTATTTATCGCATATTGCACAAATGGACGCAGGAGAAATTCTACCTGATGTTCCAAAAACACTCAACTATTTACAAGAAACACAGCAAAGAATTGCACTTGGATCCGCCAGTAAAAACGCGCGCAAAATTCTACAAAAAGTAGGCTTATTCGATGTTTTTGAAGGTATTGTAGACGGAAATGACGTCAGCAAAGCAAAACCCGATCCAGAAGTATTTCTCATTGCTGCCGAAAAACTAAACATCACACCGAAAAATTGTATTGTATTTGAAGACTCTGTCGCTGGCGTTACTGCCGCAAATACCGCCGACATGATTTCTATCGGAATCGGTTCCGAAGAAGCACTCGGTCATGCCGATTATGTCTTCAACGATTTTACCGAAATACAAACCAATTTTATAAACGAATTAATAAATAGATAG